GCACCAGCAGCGGTACCCCGGACAGGTATTCATTCCCAATCATTCTATCGAAAACTTCCTTCGACTCGTGCATCCGTTCTCGATCGTTAGAATCCACCACGTAGATTACGGCATGAGACTCGGAGTAGTATTTATCCCACAGTGACTGTAATTCTTGCTGTCCGCCCAGATCCCAAAAGCTCATTCGGATACCCATGATATCTATCTGTCCTATATTCAGTCCTACGGTTGTGGTGATTTTGCTCGGATTCATTCCCCGAtagttttttgtaaattttgtttttgccgCCTCCAGATAGGTCtatcgcaaaaacaaaaaaattatggtCATGCGTAAATAAACACTGAAACTGCCACGCAAATTAGTATTACCGTTTTACCAGCGTTGTCCAACCCTAAAATTAGTATGCAATATTCATCCTTCTGTGTAAGGTATTTGTAGAAGCCACTGAGTAATGTATACATATTTTCGATCCGTTCACTGCACCTGTATGTATATATTTATGTCGAATTCAAGCGacaaatttctgtaaatttacTGTTTTACACAAAAAAGTTTCAATTACAGACGaatctgttttgttttgttttgatctaATTGACAAATTCGTATGATTTTGACAGATGAGCTACGGTAATCTGGAGCCGTTCTTTTTTTTACAGTGCAGAGGTTAATGGCGTAAAATGAACATCTTCAATTCATTAGCCACCCTTACACAAGACAATATTGTTgtcaattaggttttttaccgtcactgctaacctcaatcggatgaacacattttgacagttcagcagtactgtttgtaaacagaaatttcttttgtttgtttattgacatttacggtccgtatcgcctaaataaagttttaaaacatttgttcacgattgaatacggttcgtttttgatatttattaaattaaaGTGACTAGTtgaaaagtgtaaagatgattattttagatgtgctcttcgatttttgtttaagcttgtttgtaaacagtaccgctgaactgtcaaggatgaatacttgttcatttgtgtcgtcacgataaaaaacctaatatagATAGGATCATTGACATACTTGAACTTCTACTG
This genomic window from Malaya genurostris strain Urasoe2022 chromosome 1, Malgen_1.1, whole genome shotgun sequence contains:
- the LOC131435453 gene encoding ADP-ribosylation factor-related protein 1-like encodes the protein MYTLLSGFYKYLTQKDEYCILILGLDNAGKTTYLEAAKTKFTKNYRGMNPSKITTTVGLNIGQIDIMGIRMSFWDLGGQQELQSLWDKYYSESHAVIYVVDSNDRERMHESKEVFDRMIGNEYLSGVPLLVLANKQDLPDCMGVREIKPVFQESGHLIGRRDCLVMPVSALTGEGVDEGIKWLVESIKRNSFARPPKSEDT